Proteins encoded in a region of the Diabrotica virgifera virgifera chromosome 4, PGI_DIABVI_V3a genome:
- the LOC126883483 gene encoding uncharacterized protein LOC126883483, translated as MDKSIVAYLKKEEVEYELKIRGTKSRRQCSDKKSMLKKLIQKGSPIDLENNPLNFAEEKTEIERTIADITQIVEQFEGNVNDSTYRRAKALSTHVSLRIGRMPIDITIEDQVEFKDEISATCLLLESQLDEKIIPNDNNEVRSVDTTSASVSSFAPPIVQVTTPINLSDWNIKFSGDPKSVFTFLEKVQDIAESRKVDDDVLFRSAIELFSGSAVTWFRSVRDSLSSWSQLINLIKATFLPHDYEEELWQQIKNRKQKRSESFILYQAQILTLAKRLPFRPLEQTLVKYMRQNILPEYVPMIALQDTNTLGELALIIKKLENNVPSVSTRKDNPHISVVSEKNVTPKRKSPQNKPNIPPPQVNQSRVLTCWNCHEEGHRHSLCNKDRRVFCFRCGLENVIAPKCPICKKN; from the coding sequence ATGGATAAATCCATTGTAGCGTACCTAAAGAAGGAAGAAGTAGAGTACGAACTTAAAATTCGTGGTACAAAATCACGAAGACAATGCAGTGACAAAAAGAGCATGTTAAAAAAGCTCATACAAAAAGGATCACCAATTGATTTGGAAAATAATCCGCTAAATTTTGCAGAAGAAAAAACAGAAATAGAGAGAACTATAGCTGATATTACCCAGATAGTCGAGCAATTTGAAGGAAATGTAAATGACTCGACATACAGAAGAGCTAAAGCCCTTAGTACACATGTGTCACTAAGAATTGGCCGAATGCCAATAGACATCACAATAGAAGATCAAGTAGAATTTAAGGACGAAATATCAGCCACCTGTCTTCTACTGGAAAGCCAGTTAGACGAAAAAATTATTCCCAACGATAATAACGAAGTCAGGAGTGTAGATACTACTTCTGCCTCTGTTTCTAGTTTTGCCCCTCCTATAGTTCAGGTAACAACTCCAATCAACCTCTCCGATTGGAATATTAAATTCTCCGGTGATCCTAAATCCGTGTTTACATTCCTTGAAAAGGTTCAGGATATTGCGGAGTCTCGCAAAGTCGACGATGACGTTCTGTTTAGGTCTGCTATAGAATTATTTTCTGGTAGTGCAGTTACTTGGTTTCGCAGTGTCCGAGATTCTCTTTCCAGTTGGTCtcaattaataaatttaattaaagctACCTTCCTGCCACATGATTACGAAGAAGAGCTTTGGCAGCAAATTAAGAATAGAAAGCAAAAGAGAAGTGAGTCGTTCATTCTCTATCAGGCTCAGATCTTAACGCTTGCCAAACGTCTTCCTTTCCGCCCATTAGAGCAGACACTTGTAAAATACATGCGTCAAAACATACTGCCCGAGTATGTCCCGATGATAGCGCTGCAGGATACTAACACTCTAGGAGAGTTAGCGCTTATCATAAAAAAGCTCGAGAATAATGTCCCATCAGTATCTACAAGGAAAGATAATCCACATATTTCCGTTGTCAGCGAGAAAAATGTGACTCCTAAAAGAAAATCCCCCCAAAATAAGCCCAATATTCCACCTCCCCAGGTAAACCAATCTAGAGTGCTTACCTGTTGGAATTGCCACGAGGAAGGCCATCGGCATAGCTTGTGCAATAAAGACCGCCGTGTATTTTGTTTCCGTTGTGGCTTAGAAAATGTGATTGCTCCCAAGTGTCCGATTTGCAAAAAAAACTAA